The following nucleotide sequence is from Larus michahellis chromosome 17, bLarMic1.1, whole genome shotgun sequence.
ATGCTTTTTATTGGGTTGGAAGCTGTTCGGGGAGGCTGGCGGCTGCTGAAACATCAGCCCGTGGCTGTCTTGATCCCATCGGTGAGAAGGTGGAGCCACAAAGTCCAGTTAGGAATACCTTGAAGCCTTGGGGCGTTCTGTAGCAAGCAGTACTGCGTGGGAAGCGCGGGTTGGATTTGAGGAAGGATTTCGCTCTGGTTTCCTGCTGTGCGTGGTTTTGTTGTGTACGATGTGAGCGAGCAGCGTTTTTGCAGATGGCAAAACGGGAACAGTCCCGGGAAGTGCTCATCCCTGCCTTGGCAGCCGGAGCAGAGGAGTAGTCTTGAGGCCAGGCTAACCAAGCGTGCTTTGGAGCTGACGCGTTAGCCGGTTGGATTCTCTGTCCTTTCAGAGCGTGCGTTTCACGTGGGAGGATGTCGCTCGAACAGATGTAGCTCTTTCTAAGCTTGACTTGCCTGAAAGGCTGTGGCTTCTCTTGACTGCACTTTGGGGTGTTGGCTGCTGGTGGTTTCTCGTAAACATCCAAATACCGACGCCAGCCCCAAACCTTGCTCGCCACCCACCAGCCTAGTCTCAGTTAATTTGAAGCCATAATATTTTCTATATGGGagtgtttttgtttctctgtagACAGCTGTTGTTTTAGCCCGGTTGAGATCTCCACATGTCCGTACCTTCCCCGTTGTCCCTTTTGCCCAGCCCGACTGTGAGAAGTTGCCTGGGGCTTGCGGTCCCCGCTCTGTCGGCAGCGCGTTGTCCCCGTGTCAGCCGGAGCTGCCGGCTGCGTGCggcgcagcgctctgcagtgCTAGGCACAGGGCAGCGCGACGCTGTTTCTGCCTGGCGGCAGGAGGGAAGACCTGTCCTTCGGTGACAAATGAGTAAGAAGCGAAGCCTTTTGACTGGGCAGCCCTGGATGCAAAAGGGAAATCCTGACACTAGGTCAGAGCTGGGGACTTCGGAGCAGCGGTCTGCGCTCTTCCGCAAAATCCCGCCGCCCTGGAGCCAGCCCTACCCCCACTGCTGCGATGGCCGAGCAACGGGGAGAAGCAGCGCTGCCGAACACCCCTCTGCCCCGGGCGCCGCTCCCAGCCGCGTCTGCGAACAGCAATATGGCAGGAGCTTCTCCGGGAGCGCGGTAGCAGCCAGGCCTCGTTAGACCTGGACAGGGTTTGCCACCAGCCGGGTGCCCACTGCCGTGAGCTGTGTCTCGTCTCGTGTGTTGTAGTTTATTGCTCGGCTTCTCAGCTTGAGTTCTGTGTACTGACTCCACCTAATCACAGTAAAAGGTTTGCCCGTGTTTTAGCCATGACTTCGCCATGTTTTTccagctccaaaaaaaaaaagcgaatgCTGGGAAACCACATCTTTCAGTACGTCAGATAATCACACACCCGGAATTAGCTTTCACGTTGAGGTAATGGTGACTGACCTGTTCTCTGTCATCCCATGGAGAAACTTCCCCAGTCATTTTGTAccattatataaatatatatataaatataaatatataaatacaatatGTGAAGACATCTTATtggtttttatttgaaacaatttttagGCTTGTTTTTGGGTATCTGTGCTGCCTGTAATGTATTGACCTGTTTTATAGGtgcctttttattaaaaagacaaaCTTCAAAACCTGACCCTGTGCCTGTCTTCAGTGGGCTGTGCGATTTTCTGTGGGGCTGCGACCAGGTGTGCTCAGCCCAGCCGGGAGCTCGGCCACCGTCACCTGCGGCACGTTGGGGCTGATCAGAGGGGCTCGGCCGCCCCCGCTATAAATACCTGACGGCTGCCCTTTGTGAGATGGCTGCGACCTTCCTGGGGGAGCCGGGCCGCCTGTGCTCGGCGCAGACCTGCGTGCGCCCCCGTATCTGCTGCTTACAGGCAGCGGAAGCGGGGCCGGGACCTCAAACTACCGACGTGGGACAGGACGGTCCTCCCAGGTAGGTGGAGGGGCTagcggggggcaggcagggccacCCCGGGCACCTCGAGTCCTCGGGCAGGACTGCAGAGCGCAGAGGGGACCTGGAGCAGGTGCCTGGAGCCCCCTGGCTTCCCCCTGTTCTGGCATCTTGTGGCCTGGCAAAGCTCGTCTGTGTAGCTGCTGCGTGCTCGCGGGGGGCCAGAGCAGATGTAGAGCACGCTGCGATGGCAGCGGGGTgaggggctggttttgggggCTCGGAGAGAGAAACGGGACGTGGGGTGGTGCGTGTGCTGCGCTGCTCAGCACCCAGGCTCATGGGCCTTGGTGGCCTTGGTGCCCTATGTCCAGGGCCGTCCGTGCTCAAAATAAGGAAGATACGGCAGGCAGCAGTGCGGATACTGAAGCGCTTGAGCATCTGTTTGGTTCTGGGAGAATGGGGTGAGGAAGTAGGTTGTCGCCTTGATAAGGAAAATGAAACTGTGTGCGAGTCGCAGGGGGTGCTGGAGCTGCCGGGAGGGGTGCGAGGGTGTGGGGGGAGCCCCTTCGCGGCAGCACTCCCAGGCACGTGTTCGTTCATGCGTTCCCTGGCTCGCGCTCCTCGGTGCACGCTCCGCTGCCTGCCACGGCCCCGTGATCACCGTGCGCGTAGCAGGATGCTCTGCTGAAACACCCCAGCTCTGTCCCCGGGGAGGCTCGGTCACCCtgcaggacaggcagggcagCGTGCTGTTGTGGGGGCCTTGGTGTCCCCCGTCTTTGGGGTTGCCTTCGGCAGGGACCAGGGCTTTCTCTGGGTTGTCTGCTCCAGCCTTGTGTGCAGACCGCAGCGCGGGGTCGCACGAGCGCGCGCTGTGGGTGCTGGTGACGTGGTCTTGCCCGCGTGCCACTCGGTGGTGGTGGGCCTGGGGCCGAGCAGAGCTCCAcaggggaggctgaaggtgtTTCTGAGTGCTGCAGTGTCCGGGGGTGGCTCTGGTGGCGTCAGCACTCAGCAGGGAAGCCCCCTCTGCGCCAAGGCATGTGACGGCCATGCAGACCTTGGGGAGACGGGGAGGATTTCACTGAGTGGAAAGCCCAGCTTCCTCTGCGGTGAAGGAGAGTTCCTCTTGCTTTCTTCTCATCGCCATTCAGCTGGCTGGCTACAGTCAGCTGCGGGAGGAGCAACGTCTGCTCCCTGGGGAAGGGTCTGCCGGCTCTGAGCCAAGCCttccccaggctggctgggccAAACGCGGGCGCAAGGGCGGCTTTCCCCAGGGTTATCAGCTGCTGTGAAACCGGGAGTTGCTGCAGCCGCTGGGAGAGGCTCTGCAAAGCGGGGAGCTAACGTAGGTCTGGGCTGACTCCAAGCGCAGCGCAGCCTCCTGcggcactggggaaggggaatCTGCGCGAGGCGCTCGTATGAGCCCTGCGGTTTCCATGGGTGCAGCAACACTGGACAGAAAGGTGCCATCAACCCCCTTAGAGCTCTCTGATGCTTTTCACTGGCAAAAGTGACGCGACTGCAGACAACTGCTTACAAGCGCTATACAGGAGAAGACGGTATTTTATTTAACTGTTTATTACAGCTCACGTCAAAACTTTCTAAAAGTTTACCAAGATACCAGTACTAAAAACTATGGTAACAATAGATACCAGTACTAAAAATTACACTAATCTGTTCACATGTATTTTTCGACCAGATTTTCTTTTCACCTTGTGAACACTGTAAGAATTTTACACTCTGACTGTTCATTTCTTCAGTTACGTTTTTGTGTAGGAACACAGTTCCCATCAGaagcggggctggggaggtgttTACAGCGCGTCTGCAATGGGTTCGCTCGCCGGTACGAGCGTGGAGATGGCGAGGGCAGGTTTCAGAGAGCTGCTCTTCCTCTGCCGCGTGTACGTGCTCGGACAACCACAGTCGCCATTACCTGCAGGCTTCGGCTTTGAAGACGCAGGAAATGGTGGGCTGCTCTCTGCATAAAAGCCTTATGCTTGGGGAGTTTTCTCCTCGAGTCACGGTCTGAGAGCGAGCTATTGAGATCTCTGCCTGAGCCGGGCTGATGTAACGTGACCCCTTCTGTAATGACTGGTCTTTTTAGCGGGGCCCTTGGGCACGGTGAAGTTCAGCTGCGACCGAGCCCTTTGTTAGCGGGCTGGACTTCAGGAGCGAGCGTAGCACAAaattcctgctgcagcaggagaactGGTGTTGTTCTGACTTTGCTTACCGAGCGATGTTAATGGCAGAGTGGATTTTAAAGCGTGCTCGTGATTCTGGTCGTGCCGGCGTGATGCTACGCGTGTCTCTCGTACTGTTGAGGCCGCTGCACCGACAGCTAGCAAGAGAAGCGTAATGGAGCAGCGCTGCGTGCGCGCGGCCGCGTTGAGCTGCGACAAGACGGTCCAGGAAGCAGCGGGATGCCCCAGTCCATCAGGGCTGCCCCGCGTCCCAGCTCCCAGCTTGCGGTGCAATAATTAATGACGGCAAAGGCTGCTGCGCTTATTTTGGACCAAATCGTTATCAAGCAGCCCCGATCTGAGCAGTTGCTGGATGCTCGTGGTTCAGGGCAAGATCAGCGCCCAGGTTTGTTCTGCGCAAACCTGGATGCACTAAACCCCTGAAAGTCCCGTAGGTGCAGGCGGAGCAAAAATATCAGCACAGCGCAAAGCAAAACGTTACATCCTCTTTCAGCCtgctaaaaacaaacagaaattaagcAAGCGAGCATTTTTCCTTACTCCGGGGCAATGGGTCTCCTTGCTCTCAGAACCCACAAAGTGCTGTACAagtagctgcaaaaaaaaaaagttacacctTCTGCCTCACAAAGACGTGTGGTTCATAGCTCTTGTGCTTAGTCACGAGATAGAAGCCATCTCTCCAGACGGCTTTATTCCTTAAAGGAAAGCTTTCGGATAGTCAGGCATTCGCTTCAGCAGCCACTCACTGGAGCTCGTCGCAGCAGTGAAACAGATGGAGTGAGCGGGAGAGGATGCGGCTGATGTCAGGAAAGGAATCTGCAACAGTCAGACCTTGGAGTCTGCGGCAGGACTGCCTGGCCTGAGCCAAGGTGGGAAGATCAACGTGCCCCAGCCAGCCAAGGGGACGTCATGCAGCAGGAGGAGCAACATTGCAGCCAGGGACCATCCAGCGCCGCGTGCCCGTGCTATCGGCGTGAGCTCTGCACCCGCCGCTGGCCCTACCTGCACCTCTCCTTCCAGCTGCCGTGGCCACCGAGTCCTGCTGCTTCCTTCGGGCACGTCTCTGCCAACCTAAGCCGGTGACATGGAGACCTGCTTAGCTTTGCCCTCGCTTGCTGACACGACTCCCTGTTTACTCAGCTGCACTTTTTCCctcgcccccagcaccccagtcTCGTGCCTGGCTCCGTGCGCAGGACGCCTGCAGTCAGTTTTTCGAGGGGGAGGTGGAAACGTCCTGTTCAACGCGCTCAGGTTCATCCGTCCCTGCCAGAGCGACCATCGGACAGCCAGCACTCACCAACAGCTGCCAGACAGATTTCTACAGGTATGAGGACCAGAAGGAGCCAGGGAAGGGATCTGGTGGGCTTTGGGTATTTGGTGGCTACTGGACCTCAGTTTCCTGAGGAGCGGAGAGAAGCGGTGGGGGACGCTTGTGAAACGTGGGAGCGAGGCCACAGCACGTGTGCCACCGGGAAGGCAAACCCCAGGCCGGTTCTGCGCCGCAGGCAGCCTTTCCCAGCTAGAAAGTGGAGATAGAGGTGGTGTTGTCAGACTCGATGCCGCTGCCCTTCCTCGCCACCTCCAGGATCTCCTGCAGGGTCTCCTGGCTTATGCAGCCGAGCTCCTGCAGGATCCGGAAGAAGTCGTTACGGAACTTGACCCCGATGAAGGCGTAGAGGATGGGGTTGAGGCAGCAGTGCGTGAAGCCGATGGCCTCTGTCACCATGATGGCCGTGTCCAGCTGGTCTTCCAGGAGGCAGTTCTTGGTGAAGGCTTCTAGCTTGGTAAGCGTGTTCAGGAAGATGACGATGTGGTACGGGCTCCAGCAGAGCAGGAAGACGCCCGTGACCAGGATGGCCACGCGGACAGCTTTTTGCCTCTGCAGGCGCTGGGACTGACACAGAGCCCGCACGATGGCCATGTAGCAGTAACACATGACCAGCAGGGGCACGAAGAAGCCCACGGTGTGGTAGAGGAAGCGGGTCGCTAGCCAGACATTGTTGCCATCAATCCCAACCTCTGGAAAATAGCAAATGCTGCGGTTGCTGTCGTCTGTCCAGACTTCCATGAAGATGAGATCGGGTAAGGTCAAAAGCAGCGAGCAGAGCCAGACAGCCGTGCAGGTGAGGTGGATGGAGCGAGCTCTGCGTTTGCGGTAGGTGTGGATTGCGTAGACGATGGCCAGGTAGCGGTCCACTGCGATGCACCCCAGCAGCATGCTACTGCAGTAGAAATTGATCTTGTGGACAGCACTGAGGATCTTGCAGAGGAACTTCCCAAACACCCACCCGGCCAAGCTCTCCACCACGCTGAAGGGGAAGGTGAGCAACAGCGCCAGGTTGGCCAGGGTGAGGTGGAAGAGGAAGTTTTCCGTGGTAGTGCGAGAGCGCTTGAACCTCTCTAAAATGACCAGGACCAGGGCATTGCCCACAGTCCCCAAGACAAACATCAGCAGGTAGATGAGGGGCATGAAGACCTTTCTGAAGGGGTCTCTCTGGTTGCCGACCACGGATGAGGATGGGTTGAAGCAAAAGTAGCCCTCCAAAGACGGGGTGCTGTTCTCGGCTTCATAGTAACCACTCAGCTCCACCTGGCTCTGGGGAAGAGAGAGAGTCTGGTCACCAGAGAGGAGTTTTTGAACATGAGAACCCAGTCCCTCAGCTGCACCTGGCAGGCCTGGAGCAGAGCATCCCCATGTCCCGCAGCCCACCTGCCTCAGGAGAAGGTGACGACCTGGGCGGCCCCTCCGGCGCCGGCCGAGGAGGTGCAGCAGCATATGGAGGGGGTTGCCCCGATCTCCAGTGGCGAGGGCTGCTCGGTCTCTAATCTTTAACTATCGTAGTCGGGGATGTTCTGGTGTCCGGACCGATGACAAGTTTCATCTTCTGGTTCTTGCCGAGTTAcctgtttgttgctttttctttctcacacagCACGGAaccctcctccagcagctttCCCGATCTTTCCACCCGCTTCTGACACTggctgtccctgtcctgcctgctgtcGGGTACAAAGGCGGTGGGATTCACCGCAGAGCACATCGGCACCTCGAGCTACAGGCATGGATCCCGTCcccttctgcctctcctccccggAGGCCTCAGAGCTGCCCGGGGCAGAGCAAGGCGAggtgggggtggcagcagccATGCTTGGGATCTCTTTCCACGCGGTCAGACAAGCGTGGGGCGGGCGTTCAAACGCGACTGGAGGGATGCCTCTGAGGCACCGCGGTGCCGTAGCTACAGGAATGGATGCCAGAGAGAGAAATCTGCTCTGTTGGTAAACCTCGTGGTTCTGAATTAATTGCAGTCAGAGCAGGAAAGGGAATCTGAAAACACCGCTCGGACCCCGGGCCGATACCCGGCAAGGAAAGTGTGACAGAGCTGCCGCAGATGTGCTTCGCGCTcggcctgctccctgccccggtGAGCAGCCTGCGTTCGGGCTGAGGCTGCACACAGGCCTGAGTCCTGGGGAGCTGCCGTCGGGCTCGGGAGGAGCTCCCCGGCCGGCGGCCACGCTCCGGCCGGCCTCGGGCACCTCGCAGGAGCTGGGCGTTCCCGAAGGCACGGGGCTCAGATGCAGATGGGCAGAAAAGAGAGCGGCACGGGAGGCTTGCGGCAAGCTGAGAAATTGGTGACGGCTGGGAAGAGCTCAGCAGCAGTCGCCCTGAGCTCCCCCACCCACACCCTCTCTGGAGACCAGCGCCGAGACTTCAGTGTCAACCACAGCGGAAGTCTCTGCTCGGTGCTTTCATACCTTTCACTGCCAGCTGTAGCCGTTTGCACCTGCCGCTCCTTCCCTCGCCAGCCAAAGTTCCCATCTAAAAATACTAGCCCTGATTTAAACGCTTTTAGGGctgatttttggggtttttgctcCCTCCATGTGCAAAACGACCGTGACCAGCCTCGAGCTCTGTGTTGTGCCTGGCTAAAGAAGGGCGATTTGTGTTTCTCCTCCCTCAGGCGCTGGGTGCCTCTACACGCGACTGCCTGGGGTGAAGAGGTGGCAGTGCAGCGGCAGCGCTCGTCTCGAACTGCTGACACCATCTGCGCGCCTGCAAGGGGAGCCCGGGCGTGTTGATGGGGAAGAAGTCCACGGAGCATTGCCGAACGCGCGGAGCCGCCAGCTGGCTCAGGCGGTCCCTGAGCCGTGGGCAGTAGAAGGATGAGAGAGCGCTTGGGGGAAGGCGCGGAATAAGCTTGCCCGGCTCGTGCCCTCTGCCTTTGGCTACTGCCAGAAAGAGCGTTGAGCCAGACAGACTTTGGTGAGACCCAAGTTACTCTTGGTCCCGTTCCCCACCGGCTCTGCACCCAgcggtgctgctgctctgccgtGATGCCACGGTGCTCCCGAATGGGCGAGAGCCAGTCCTCTCAGGGGCTGAGAGTCCTCCTCCCGGCCCAAAACCTCGAACACCTGTGACTGTCTTCCCCGAACATAACAGTGGGGCTGCAAGCCTTTGGAGAGAAACATTCCTATTCCCagagaataattatttttccagtttagGGTATGATTCTGGAGACAGGAGATTGCTGCCAAAGATAAAAGTCTTTAGAAATCCCTCCCAGTTTGTTTTTGCACTGGCTTGAAAATATTTCCTGCCTTCTCCGTACCCACACCAAGCGTCAGGAGTTACCAATACGCACAGAAACCTGTGATGTGTTGGCCATGGCCAGATCCTTGAAtctccccaaaaaacccaaacccaatccAAAACTCTTTGCAATTTGTTACAGCAACCAAAGCAGGCGGCTCGGGATGCATGGGTGGCCATGCTGAAAACCCCGAAGAGAACACGTGTCGGAACAGGTAACTTCGCTGGGGAGAGTCGGAGGGTTCCAGCTTTAAAGGGATAAAGGCAACGATGGGAAATGGCCGGGTTTGATGGCTGGAGTGTCGGAATGCCGTCTGGAGCCACACCGGCGCCACCGATGACGGCGGACGGGCAGCCTGCATGGTGTTCAACACCTTCGGCTGCTGGACGGTTTTCAGCATCACCTTGCATTCGGAGCCGGAGGTGCAGAGGCTGAGCGCCACTATCAGACACCATCTGGCTGCTGATAAGATGGCAGGTAGGGCTCTTACTGTAAGCCACTCGCCGCGGGCAGGGGAAGTGTGCGCTGAGCTGTGTCTGAGGCGTCCTCTCATGTGCATCTCCGAGCAGAGCAGCGAGTGTGGGTGGGAGCGGACAGAGATGAGTTGGAGGCAATAAAAGAGGATGAACAGTCAGAGTCCGGGCTGAGACAGGAAGGGCAGGGACCAGAGCTGCAGGAGAGGCACTGAACGCAACAAGCCGAGGCTTTGGGACTCTGCTGCGATTCCCGTTTCTAGGCCTGGAAGCGGGTGGCTGCCTGATCTGCGGTGGGAGAAGCCAACGGTGTGCACGCAGGGGGACGTTTGCACAGGTCTCCTGCAAGACAACTGCAGCCAGATCTGGGGGTGGGCGATAAAGCAGTGCCTTCTTTTTGTAACTGAGCGGCCCAGCACAtgcctgggaagcctgttcccgTGAGCTCTTTGTTCAGGGATCCCTTTTCCCCTCTAACCCACATCTCAGAGTTATTCCGGTCTCCCCGTGTCAGCTGCTTTTCTCAGTTCCCCACGACTGCCAGCGATCAAAACATCTGgctgcagaagagaagcagcttGTGCACTATTAGGGATTTTCCACGTGAGTCATTCCCTTCTAGCCCatgccagggctgggagaagcACATCTCACTCCTAGGGCCTTCGAACTGAAGTTGCCTACATCAGTGCGAGCCGCTGGCAGGGCTTCTGCTCGTCCCCTCTCTGGCTGAACTGGGGAAACCCACGAATAAGAGCGAAGCCTGTGGAAATGCCACATTTCTGTAGAGCAGGTGCATTTATAGCTCTCGAGTCACGTCAGCCCCATTACAATAAAAACTGGCCTGCGGCACCTCAGGGGACCCGGTGGAGACCTCGGTGGTCTTTCTGcaactgtgtttttgt
It contains:
- the CXCR5 gene encoding C-X-C chemokine receptor type 5; its protein translation is MGPVSYSSETYDLSQVELSGYYEAENSTPSLEGYFCFNPSSSVVGNQRDPFRKVFMPLIYLLMFVLGTVGNALVLVILERFKRSRTTTENFLFHLTLANLALLLTFPFSVVESLAGWVFGKFLCKILSAVHKINFYCSSMLLGCIAVDRYLAIVYAIHTYRKRRARSIHLTCTAVWLCSLLLTLPDLIFMEVWTDDSNRSICYFPEVGIDGNNVWLATRFLYHTVGFFVPLLVMCYCYMAIVRALCQSQRLQRQKAVRVAILVTGVFLLCWSPYHIVIFLNTLTKLEAFTKNCLLEDQLDTAIMVTEAIGFTHCCLNPILYAFIGVKFRNDFFRILQELGCISQETLQEILEVARKGSGIESDNTTSISTF